CGAATTGTCGGGGAAGGAGATCGGGCTGGTCGGCTACGGGAGCATCGGGCGGGAACTCGCCGGGCTCTGCAAGGCGATCGGGATGAAGGTCGCCGTGTACGATCCGTTCGTCGACGGGAGGGCCATCGAGGGGGAAGGGCATCGATGCGAAAAGACCCTGGAAGGGCTCCTGCGGAACGCGGACGTCGTGTCGCTGCACGTGCCGCTCACCGATAAGACCCGGAACCTGGTCGGCGAGCGGGAGCTCGGCCTCATGAAGCCTTCCTCCGTGCTGATCAACTGCGCCCGCGGCGGGGTGATCGATGAAAGGGCGCTGGCGGATGCGCTCGGAAACGGCCGGATCCACAGCGCCGGACTGGACGTGTTCTCGTCGGAGCCGGTGGCGGCGGACAATCGCTGGGCCTCCCTGGACAACGTCGTCATCACTCCGCACATGGCGGGACAGACGCGGGAGGCGGCGGCGGGCGTGTCCACGATGGCCGCGGAAGGGGTCCTGGCGGTGCTTTCGGGGGAGAGGTGGCCGCACGTTGCGAACCGGGCGGCCTACGATCATCCCCGGTGGAAGGACCGGGGCCCGGCGCGATGAAATCCCGTTCGACCTATTCGCTCCTGAACGTCCGGCGCGTGATCGCCGGCCCGGGCAGCATCGGGGCCGTCGGCGAAATCGCCGCGGAACACGGAGCGGAGAGCGCGCTCCTCCTCACCGACCGGGGCGTGTGGGGCGCGGGGTTGATCGATCGGCCGAAAGGGATCCTCGAATCCTCCGGGGTCCGCGTCGAGGTGATCCGCGATGCGCCTCCGGAACCCGAGGTCAGGGACGTGGACCGGATATTCGACGCCGCGAAGGGCGCCGATTGCCGGATGATCGTCGCCATCGGCGGCGGAAGCGTGATGGATGTCGCGAAGATCGTTTCGGTGATGCTGACCAACGACGTCACCCTCCGGCAGCTGCTGGGCAAGGCGAAGATCGAACGCAGGGGGCTGCCCACGCTGATGGTTCCCACCACCGCCGGGACGGGATCGGAAGTGACGCCGAACGCCATCGTGCTGGTGCCCGAGGATGAATTGAAGGTGGGCATCGTGGACGCCATGCTCGTTCCGGATGGCGTGATCCTCGACCCGGAGATGACCGCCGGCCTTCCCCCGGCGATCACCGCCGCCACCGGGATGGACGCGCTGACCCACGCGATCGAATGCTACACCTCGAAGAAGGCGAACCCGTTCAGCGACATGTTCGCCCTCAAGGCGATCGGGCTCGTGTCCGGCGCGATACGGCGGGCGTTCCGGGACGGGAAGGACATGGACGCCCGGCACGACATGCTGCTGGCGGCCATGTACGGGGGGGTCTGCATCGCGACGTCGAGCACGACGGCGGTGCACGCGCTGGCGTATCCGCTGGGAGGGA
Above is a window of Thermodesulfobacteriota bacterium DNA encoding:
- a CDS encoding NAD(P)-dependent oxidoreductase yields the protein ELSGKEIGLVGYGSIGRELAGLCKAIGMKVAVYDPFVDGRAIEGEGHRCEKTLEGLLRNADVVSLHVPLTDKTRNLVGERELGLMKPSSVLINCARGGVIDERALADALGNGRIHSAGLDVFSSEPVAADNRWASLDNVVITPHMAGQTREAAAGVSTMAAEGVLAVLSGERWPHVANRAAYDHPRWKDRGPAR
- a CDS encoding iron-containing alcohol dehydrogenase, with amino-acid sequence MKSRSTYSLLNVRRVIAGPGSIGAVGEIAAEHGAESALLLTDRGVWGAGLIDRPKGILESSGVRVEVIRDAPPEPEVRDVDRIFDAAKGADCRMIVAIGGGSVMDVAKIVSVMLTNDVTLRQLLGKAKIERRGLPTLMVPTTAGTGSEVTPNAIVLVPEDELKVGIVDAMLVPDGVILDPEMTAGLPPAITAATGMDALTHAIECYTSKKANPFSDMFALKAIGLVSGAIRRAFRDGKDMDARHDMLLAAMYGGVCIATSSTTAVHALAYPLGGKYRIPHGLSNAILLPHVMEFNLDAAERKFRDVAAAMGLAVSGLTDRLAAGRMIENLHSLNEDLEIRCSMKDRGVTEGDLDSLAEAASKVTRLLDNNPRPMTKSDMREIYRKLL